In the genome of Rhodoferax sp. BAB1, one region contains:
- a CDS encoding sialic acid TRAP transporter substrate-binding protein SiaP, with protein MTTASPLRRGLLLACATALCGLAQPALAQAKIPLRISSPAVPDDWHAKMWTVFKDSLEKSAPNQFDVQINLNAALFKQGTEPAAMARGNLELASISAFDIAKLVPAFSIFTAGYVVRDPQHQQKVFNGPIGTELFKTVSDKMDLTVLSTVYLGTRQLNLREVRTVRTPADLKGVKLRMPGTKEWLFLGEALGATATPLAFGEVYLGLKTGTIDGQDNPLPTARAAKFYEVTKQLVLTQHLVDSLFITISNKSWNALTPAQKQNVMAAAQAASKFNNENRIKEEGQLVDFFRQQGLQVSTPDVEAFRKSVQDSYARSDYAKVWPAGLLERINATR; from the coding sequence GTGACTACAGCCTCCCCCCTGCGCCGCGGCCTGCTGCTCGCCTGCGCCACGGCTCTTTGCGGCCTGGCCCAGCCGGCCCTGGCCCAGGCCAAGATTCCCCTGCGCATCTCCTCCCCCGCCGTGCCCGACGACTGGCACGCAAAAATGTGGACCGTGTTCAAGGACTCGCTGGAGAAATCCGCCCCGAACCAGTTCGATGTGCAGATCAACCTCAACGCCGCGCTGTTCAAGCAGGGTACCGAGCCGGCCGCCATGGCGCGCGGCAACCTGGAGCTGGCCTCGATCTCGGCTTTCGACATCGCCAAGCTGGTGCCCGCCTTCTCGATCTTCACCGCCGGTTATGTGGTGCGGGACCCGCAGCATCAGCAGAAGGTCTTCAACGGCCCGATCGGCACCGAGCTGTTCAAGACCGTGTCCGACAAGATGGACCTGACCGTGCTGTCCACGGTCTATCTGGGCACACGCCAGCTCAACCTGCGCGAAGTGCGCACGGTGCGCACGCCGGCCGACCTCAAGGGTGTGAAACTGCGCATGCCCGGCACCAAGGAATGGCTGTTCCTGGGCGAAGCGCTCGGCGCCACCGCCACGCCGCTGGCCTTCGGCGAGGTCTATCTGGGCCTGAAGACCGGCACCATCGACGGCCAGGACAACCCGCTGCCCACGGCGCGGGCCGCCAAGTTCTACGAGGTGACCAAACAGCTGGTGCTGACCCAGCATCTGGTCGACAGCCTCTTCATCACCATCTCCAACAAGAGTTGGAACGCTCTGACGCCGGCGCAGAAACAGAACGTGATGGCCGCGGCACAGGCTGCCTCGAAGTTCAACAACGAAAACCGGATCAAGGAAGAAGGACAGCTGGTCGACTTCTTCCGGCAACAGGGCCTGCAAGTGAGCACACCCGATGTCGAGGCCTTCCGCAAGTCGGTCCAGGACAGCTACGCCCGCTCGGACTACGCCAAGGTCTGGCCGGCCGGCCTGCTCGAACGCATCAACGCCACGCGCTGA
- a CDS encoding TMEM165/GDT1 family protein, whose translation MEAFLISTGLVALAEMGDKTQLLALILALRFRKPWPIVAGILVATVVNHALAGAVGAWVTTVLGPVWLRWILGLSFLAMAVWMLIPDKIDDEGTDRAPRWGVFGTTVIAFFLAEMGDKTQIATVMLAAQYQAWAWVVAGTTLGMMLANAPVVWLGERMTRRIPIRLVHLVSAGIFVVLGLVVLFGWGA comes from the coding sequence ATGGAAGCCTTTCTGATTTCGACCGGCCTGGTCGCGCTGGCCGAAATGGGCGACAAGACGCAGCTCCTGGCCCTCATCCTGGCGCTTCGTTTCCGCAAACCCTGGCCCATCGTGGCCGGCATCCTGGTGGCCACCGTGGTCAACCATGCTTTGGCCGGCGCCGTTGGCGCCTGGGTCACCACGGTGCTGGGACCGGTCTGGCTGCGCTGGATCCTGGGCCTGTCCTTCCTGGCCATGGCGGTCTGGATGCTGATTCCCGACAAGATCGACGACGAGGGCACCGACCGCGCGCCGCGCTGGGGGGTGTTCGGCACCACCGTGATCGCCTTCTTCCTGGCCGAGATGGGTGACAAGACCCAGATCGCCACCGTGATGCTGGCCGCGCAATACCAGGCCTGGGCCTGGGTGGTCGCCGGCACCACGCTGGGCATGATGCTGGCCAATGCGCCTGTGGTCTGGCTGGGTGAACGCATGACACGCCGCATCCCGATCCGCCTGGTGCACCTCGTCTCGGCGGGGATCTTCGTGGTGCTGGGCCTGGTGGTGCTGTTCGGCTGGGGCGCTTAG
- a CDS encoding TRAP transporter large permease, translating to MSLALWALVGVVLAGMLLRMPIGFSMLMAGVAYLLVKGQDLGLVAEQVSNGLYNSYVLLAVPLFVFAANIMNAGTVSERIFDFCRILVGRMRGGLAQVDILVSVIFSGMSGSAIADAAGPGLVTIKQMLKKPGYSRGFAGAVVVASATLGPIIPPSIPMVIYALVSGASVGALFLGGVVPGVCMTLLMMGVVHYIAHKRQMPREAPVPLKEWPGILFRGALPLSMPIVLLSGIYSGAFTPTEAAAVAALHALVLAAVVFRALSWRSFWGVVLESTRSSAVITIILAGSFMLNYAFTAEGVPQAMAAWVESLQLSRLQFLFMVNALFLVLGCFLDVSVLLLVFVPMLLPAARMLGVDLVHFGVLVVLNMMIGLIHPPFGMLLFVTKALTGIPIGEMMREGWLFLVMLLGLLVAITLFPEIVLWLPRTMGYGT from the coding sequence ATGAGCCTGGCCCTGTGGGCCCTGGTGGGCGTGGTGCTGGCCGGCATGCTCTTGCGCATGCCCATCGGTTTTTCCATGCTGATGGCCGGGGTGGCCTACCTGCTGGTCAAGGGCCAGGACCTGGGCCTGGTGGCCGAGCAGGTCAGCAACGGCCTATACAACAGCTACGTGCTGCTGGCGGTGCCTCTGTTCGTCTTCGCCGCCAACATCATGAACGCGGGCACGGTCAGCGAACGCATCTTCGACTTCTGCCGCATCCTGGTCGGTCGTATGCGTGGCGGCCTGGCCCAGGTAGACATCCTGGTCAGCGTGATCTTCTCGGGCATGAGCGGCAGCGCCATAGCCGACGCCGCCGGGCCGGGCCTGGTCACGATCAAGCAGATGCTGAAAAAGCCCGGATACAGCCGCGGCTTCGCCGGCGCCGTGGTCGTGGCCAGCGCCACCCTGGGGCCCATCATCCCGCCCTCCATTCCCATGGTGATCTACGCGCTGGTGTCGGGCGCCTCGGTCGGCGCGTTGTTTCTCGGTGGCGTGGTGCCGGGGGTGTGCATGACGCTGCTCATGATGGGGGTGGTGCACTACATCGCCCACAAACGCCAGATGCCGCGCGAGGCCCCGGTGCCGCTCAAGGAATGGCCGGGCATCCTGTTTCGCGGGGCGTTGCCGCTGTCCATGCCCATCGTGCTGCTGAGCGGCATCTACTCCGGTGCCTTCACGCCCACCGAGGCCGCGGCCGTCGCGGCCCTGCATGCGCTGGTCCTGGCGGCCGTGGTGTTCCGCGCGCTGAGCTGGCGTTCCTTCTGGGGCGTGGTGCTGGAGTCCACGCGCTCCAGCGCGGTGATCACCATCATCCTGGCCGGCTCCTTCATGCTGAACTATGCGTTCACGGCCGAAGGGGTGCCCCAGGCGATGGCGGCCTGGGTCGAGAGCCTGCAGCTGAGCCGCCTGCAGTTCCTGTTCATGGTGAACGCGCTGTTCCTGGTCCTGGGCTGTTTCCTGGACGTCTCGGTGCTACTGCTGGTCTTCGTGCCCATGCTGCTGCCCGCGGCCAGGATGCTGGGTGTGGACCTGGTGCACTTCGGCGTGCTGGTGGTGCTCAATATGATGATCGGCCTGATCCATCCGCCTTTCGGCATGCTGCTCTTCGTCACCAAGGCCCTGACCGGTATTCCCATCGGCGAGATGATGCGCGAAGGCTGGCTTTTCCTGGTGATGCTGCTGGGGCTGCTGGTAGCGATCACCCTGTTCCCCGAAATCGTGCTCTGGCTGCCCCGGACCATGGGCTACGGGACTTGA
- the metW gene encoding methionine biosynthesis protein MetW — translation MSDRRTLETIASLVPQGARVLDLGCGDGALLAHLQATRGCSGYGIEIADDNVLACVRRGVNVIQLNLDEGLSLFEDQSFDVVLQIDTLQHLRNAETVLRETARVGKTGIVAFPNFAHWPNRLSVLGGRMPVTRRLPYQWYDTPNIRVGTHADLEVLAQRNGLQILDSFGLHNGRLRRFMPNLLASTAVLKFSR, via the coding sequence ATGAGCGATCGCCGGACCCTGGAAACCATCGCCAGCCTGGTGCCGCAGGGCGCCCGTGTGCTGGACCTGGGCTGTGGCGACGGCGCCTTGCTGGCCCATCTGCAGGCCACGCGCGGCTGCAGCGGCTACGGCATCGAGATCGCCGACGACAACGTGCTGGCCTGCGTGCGGCGCGGCGTCAACGTCATCCAGCTGAACCTGGACGAGGGCCTGTCCCTGTTCGAAGACCAGAGCTTCGACGTGGTCCTGCAGATCGACACCCTGCAGCACCTGCGCAATGCCGAAACCGTGCTGCGCGAGACCGCGCGCGTGGGCAAGACCGGCATCGTGGCCTTTCCCAATTTCGCCCACTGGCCGAATCGCCTCAGCGTGCTGGGCGGGCGCATGCCCGTGACGCGCCGCCTGCCCTACCAGTGGTATGACACACCCAATATCCGTGTCGGCACGCATGCCGACCTGGAAGTGCTGGCCCAGCGCAACGGCCTGCAGATCCTGGACAGCTTCGGCCTGCACAATGGCCGTCTGCGGCGCTTCATGCCCAATCTGCTGGCTAGCACTGCGGTGCTGAAGTTTTCGCGTTGA
- a CDS encoding TRAP transporter small permease — MGLLRKAAQTLGGLMFLCLFGVFLVQITARFGFDRPLPWTDELAVVLYLWVILWASAFMVPEREHVVFDLLWNSASRPVRRIMRFAGHLLIGGLAAVAIPASWDYVHFMGREGTPVLGLSFEWVFLPFVFLLLALVWRSLHGLWLTWRGQELEDLEHSS; from the coding sequence ATGGGCCTGCTGCGCAAGGCTGCCCAGACCCTGGGCGGACTGATGTTCCTGTGCCTGTTCGGGGTCTTCCTGGTGCAGATCACGGCCCGCTTCGGCTTTGACCGCCCCCTGCCCTGGACCGACGAGCTGGCGGTGGTGCTCTACCTGTGGGTCATCCTCTGGGCTTCGGCTTTCATGGTGCCCGAGCGCGAGCACGTGGTGTTCGACCTGCTGTGGAACAGCGCCAGCCGGCCCGTGCGCCGCATCATGCGTTTCGCCGGCCATCTGCTGATCGGCGGCCTGGCGGCGGTGGCCATCCCGGCCAGCTGGGACTATGTGCATTTCATGGGGCGCGAAGGCACACCCGTGCTCGGCCTGTCCTTTGAGTGGGTCTTCCTGCCCTTCGTGTTTTTGCTGCTGGCCCTGGTGTGGCGCAGCCTCCATGGCCTCTGGTTGACCTGGCGGGGCCAGGAGTTGGAAGACCTGGAGCACTCCTCATGA
- a CDS encoding class I SAM-dependent DNA methyltransferase has translation MGVQGAFGTWQTGTGTEKRRFVPLLYIATATDAQSARLNVHRKVWSQGLVPLLIICTPETVFLSEGFDFAFTESDWLSKISAIPSEELTLGNSFGPKLTSLDQFNATRLLSSLSWKDFSINPSARVDQRLLSTLGALSARLVRQSNVTARAANALIGRFLYFYILRDRGLISNEWLQQFQATSCFEDRGAKLSTTLVWSVFDALDKVLNGTIFPLNKAERQGFSDADVQLLRDCIKLGDDLQADGIQLSFFEFALSSLQTETLSAIYEQFLESEDSDGKRLQGVFYTPPFLVDFVLDRLEDEIPLTSELRVIDCTAGSGVFVVGAFRRIIEHELATKKRSALSASKLRELLLNSIFAIEKSRSAHSVTAFSLYVTMLEYVEQEDIYSCLAGKASETLFPPLAKTNVICSDVFDIQTTDVRAHKFDVVIGNPPWQQIQDITRHADRLEVIQGDRVDSNEAAEHTLWWAAHNLLKQGGIAALVLPTKSLVGPSASKFPTSLARDIELIGVVNLSHLRYTLFSHARQAACAVLLRNRPPSSSTKVWSYSPTRAQLPAAVNDDPWLITLDRAQVQTVIQRDLQRSEESWFELLMLRPVDRHIKRFISDSTAVGRLLPLNQLLKTLGLELRKGGSPSQTGLNPEFLHGADKNKANDIRVAPGVKTIGRGFQFSLLPDGEEVALDPAVIGDIAPNFVRRFSGDVLLVPRSMTNLAYSWRPVAFNSSINAIFFTTPTSNAAVRSLRQRFLFALGVFFESSIANYLYALYGRLWILDRTRLEKNDLLTLPVPFQGLDDPFIETFLAADDQGRTKLFCERAELVDWSAQAAIEYTEFRHEFEDGGTPTTLNSTPTADEIALYSQALDFSVRPICLEGGPEIWTEVPKTSSNKYNLYISLSKHSGSKPVDQLERSDVNIKMPGVAEFSDSLQITYSAPIARLSKPAGRQHWTIEAAFADGATVMQQLMQTSRG, from the coding sequence ATGGGCGTCCAAGGTGCATTTGGTACTTGGCAGACCGGTACCGGAACTGAAAAACGCCGATTCGTACCTCTTCTGTATATCGCCACGGCGACAGACGCGCAATCTGCCAGACTTAATGTGCATCGCAAAGTCTGGAGCCAGGGACTAGTACCTCTCCTAATCATTTGTACGCCTGAGACGGTCTTTTTGAGCGAAGGATTTGATTTCGCGTTCACAGAATCCGACTGGCTATCCAAGATCTCGGCCATTCCTTCAGAGGAACTTACGCTTGGCAATTCTTTTGGGCCGAAGCTTACTTCTCTTGATCAGTTCAACGCGACTAGATTGCTGTCCTCCCTTTCATGGAAAGACTTCAGCATCAATCCAAGTGCGCGTGTAGACCAACGCCTCTTGTCCACCTTAGGGGCACTCAGCGCACGCTTGGTTCGGCAAAGCAACGTCACAGCGCGAGCGGCCAATGCGCTCATTGGTCGCTTCCTCTATTTTTATATTCTTCGTGATCGCGGATTGATTTCGAACGAATGGCTACAGCAGTTCCAGGCCACGAGCTGCTTTGAGGACCGTGGAGCAAAGCTGTCAACCACGTTGGTTTGGAGCGTATTTGATGCCTTGGACAAAGTTCTAAACGGGACTATTTTCCCTTTGAACAAAGCCGAGCGACAAGGATTCTCTGATGCTGATGTTCAATTGCTTCGGGATTGCATCAAACTCGGCGACGACCTTCAGGCCGATGGGATTCAGCTCAGCTTTTTCGAGTTTGCTCTTTCTAGTCTCCAGACCGAAACGCTCTCGGCCATCTATGAGCAATTCCTTGAATCAGAAGACAGCGACGGCAAGAGGCTCCAAGGTGTCTTTTATACGCCTCCATTCTTGGTCGACTTCGTCTTAGATCGTCTCGAAGATGAGATTCCCCTTACGTCCGAGCTGCGGGTTATTGATTGCACAGCAGGATCGGGAGTCTTTGTAGTCGGCGCGTTCCGTCGCATCATTGAGCACGAGCTGGCCACCAAGAAGCGCTCTGCACTAAGCGCCTCCAAACTCCGGGAGCTTCTTCTCAATTCTATTTTTGCGATTGAGAAGAGTCGCTCTGCACACTCTGTTACGGCCTTTTCCTTGTACGTCACGATGCTTGAGTACGTCGAGCAGGAAGACATTTACTCATGTCTTGCAGGAAAGGCTTCTGAGACGCTTTTCCCGCCACTTGCCAAGACCAACGTTATTTGCTCTGACGTCTTCGATATTCAGACTACTGACGTTCGCGCGCATAAATTTGACGTTGTTATCGGGAATCCGCCTTGGCAACAAATCCAGGACATTACGCGACATGCGGACAGACTTGAGGTCATTCAGGGCGACAGAGTTGACTCTAACGAGGCGGCCGAACACACTCTTTGGTGGGCCGCACATAACCTTCTAAAACAAGGTGGTATCGCAGCCCTGGTACTGCCAACGAAGTCGTTGGTGGGTCCGAGTGCATCAAAGTTTCCGACATCGCTTGCACGTGACATCGAATTGATCGGCGTGGTCAATCTCTCACACTTACGATACACGTTGTTCTCGCATGCCCGACAAGCAGCATGTGCGGTGCTGCTACGGAATCGTCCACCAAGCTCTTCGACCAAGGTTTGGAGCTATTCACCAACTCGCGCCCAACTACCTGCTGCGGTAAATGACGATCCCTGGTTGATTACCCTAGACAGGGCCCAGGTGCAGACCGTTATCCAGCGAGACTTGCAGCGCAGTGAGGAGAGCTGGTTCGAGCTACTGATGCTTCGTCCAGTCGATAGGCACATTAAGCGATTCATCTCGGACAGCACCGCTGTTGGACGCCTGCTTCCTTTGAATCAATTGCTAAAGACGTTGGGTCTTGAGCTTCGCAAAGGTGGGTCGCCCTCGCAGACCGGCCTTAACCCAGAATTTCTTCACGGTGCGGACAAAAACAAAGCCAATGACATCCGCGTTGCCCCAGGTGTCAAAACTATTGGCCGTGGTTTTCAGTTCTCCTTGCTCCCAGACGGCGAAGAGGTCGCCCTTGATCCCGCAGTGATCGGTGATATTGCGCCCAATTTCGTGAGGCGATTTTCAGGAGATGTGCTTCTGGTCCCACGAAGCATGACGAACCTCGCATATTCATGGCGACCTGTCGCATTTAACTCTTCAATTAATGCGATTTTCTTTACGACGCCCACCTCTAATGCTGCTGTTCGAAGCTTGCGCCAGCGCTTTTTGTTTGCCTTGGGCGTCTTCTTTGAGTCCAGCATCGCAAACTATCTCTATGCGCTTTATGGGCGCCTTTGGATCTTAGATCGGACTCGGCTTGAGAAGAACGACTTGCTGACATTGCCAGTTCCGTTTCAGGGGTTAGATGATCCATTTATCGAAACGTTTCTGGCGGCAGACGATCAAGGTCGGACTAAGCTGTTTTGTGAACGCGCCGAACTCGTCGACTGGAGTGCTCAAGCTGCAATCGAGTACACCGAGTTTCGTCATGAGTTTGAGGATGGCGGAACCCCAACTACGCTCAACAGTACGCCAACAGCTGACGAAATTGCCCTCTACTCCCAGGCTTTGGATTTCTCGGTTCGGCCTATTTGTCTTGAAGGCGGACCAGAGATCTGGACTGAAGTGCCTAAGACATCATCGAATAAATACAACTTGTATATATCTCTGTCAAAGCACTCCGGCTCAAAACCAGTCGACCAACTTGAGCGTAGCGACGTCAATATCAAGATGCCTGGAGTTGCGGAGTTTTCTGACAGCCTTCAAATCACATACAGCGCTCCTATTGCGAGACTTTCCAAACCTGCAGGGCGACAACACTGGACTATTGAAGCAGCGTTTGCTGACGGCGCAACTGTGATGCAACAACTCATGCAAACAAGCCGTGGCTAA
- a CDS encoding formate/nitrite transporter family protein gives MSELYGSDAYAPSEIAQRIESVGVSKARLPTLPLLMLGVLAGAFIGLGAMLFVLVKSDATLGFAASAIGGGLVFSLGLLLVVVAGAELFTGNNLLAMAWADGRISSFEVLRNWVLVCGANFIGAAGLAVLVFASGHTDLNGGAIGQQVVKIALAKQDLPPLQAFFRGVLCNVLVCMAVWMAMAGRSVVDKAVAVVPPIMAFVAAGFEHSIANMYLMPLAMLLQHFGPLGATTPVSWGGMLGNLLPVIAGNLVGGSVLVGLAYYVIYRRKPDQG, from the coding sequence ATGTCCGAGCTGTACGGATCCGACGCCTACGCCCCGAGTGAAATCGCCCAGCGCATCGAATCGGTCGGGGTGAGCAAGGCGCGCCTGCCGACCCTGCCTCTGTTGATGCTGGGTGTGCTCGCGGGCGCTTTCATCGGGCTGGGGGCCATGCTTTTTGTGCTGGTCAAGTCGGATGCCACGCTGGGTTTTGCCGCCAGCGCCATCGGGGGTGGCCTGGTGTTCTCGCTGGGCCTGCTGCTGGTCGTGGTGGCCGGCGCCGAACTCTTCACCGGCAACAACCTGCTGGCCATGGCCTGGGCCGATGGCCGCATCAGCAGCTTCGAGGTGCTGCGCAACTGGGTTCTGGTGTGCGGGGCCAACTTCATCGGCGCGGCCGGCCTGGCCGTGCTGGTGTTTGCCAGCGGGCACACCGATCTGAATGGCGGTGCCATCGGGCAGCAGGTGGTGAAGATCGCCCTGGCCAAGCAGGACCTGCCGCCACTGCAGGCATTCTTCCGCGGCGTACTGTGCAATGTGCTGGTCTGCATGGCTGTGTGGATGGCCATGGCCGGGCGCAGCGTGGTGGACAAGGCGGTGGCCGTGGTGCCTCCCATCATGGCCTTTGTCGCTGCCGGCTTCGAGCACAGCATCGCCAATATGTACCTGATGCCGCTGGCCATGCTCTTGCAGCATTTCGGCCCACTGGGCGCCACGACCCCGGTCAGCTGGGGCGGCATGCTGGGCAACCTGCTGCCGGTGATTGCGGGCAATCTGGTCGGGGGCAGTGTGCTGGTGGGTCTGGCCTACTACGTGATCTACCGGCGCAAGCCGGATCAAGGCTGA
- a CDS encoding hypoxanthine-guanine phosphoribosyltransferase produces MSSQDHAARARSLLAGATEVFDAAAVQTAMDRVAAQINARFDTDGAPAFPLVLGVMGGAVVFAGQILTRFTFPLEFDYIHVTRYGAKDQGGRVEWKVEPRAEVRGRTVIVLDDILDEGETLAHVKERLLDMGAAEVLLAVFADKDIGKAKPARPDYVGLVLPNKFVVGVGMDAYGYWRNLPGIWALDI; encoded by the coding sequence ATGAGTAGCCAGGACCACGCCGCCCGCGCCCGCAGTTTGCTGGCCGGAGCCACCGAGGTGTTTGATGCCGCCGCCGTGCAAACCGCGATGGACCGTGTGGCCGCGCAGATCAACGCCCGTTTTGATACCGACGGTGCCCCCGCCTTCCCGCTGGTGCTGGGGGTGATGGGTGGGGCGGTGGTCTTTGCCGGCCAGATCCTGACGCGCTTCACCTTCCCCCTGGAGTTTGATTACATCCACGTCACCCGCTATGGCGCCAAGGACCAGGGCGGTCGGGTCGAGTGGAAAGTGGAGCCGCGTGCCGAGGTGCGCGGACGGACCGTGATCGTCCTGGACGACATCCTGGACGAGGGAGAGACCCTGGCCCATGTGAAAGAACGCCTGCTGGACATGGGCGCGGCCGAGGTGCTGCTGGCGGTGTTTGCCGACAAGGACATCGGCAAGGCCAAACCCGCGCGGCCGGATTATGTGGGTCTCGTGCTGCCCAACAAATTCGTGGTCGGTGTAGGTATGGACGCTTACGGCTACTGGCGTAACCTGCCCGGTATCTGGGCGCTCGACATCTGA
- a CDS encoding homoserine O-acetyltransferase, whose translation MLIAQPQAMTFDAALPLQSGASIRGYTLAYETYGTLNADKSNAVLICHALNASHHVAGVYEGQPKSEGWWDNMIGPGKPVDTDKFFVIGVNNLGSCFGSTGPMHVNPDTGKVYGADFPVVTVEDWVSAQARLLDALGIQTLAAVMGGSLGGMQALSWTLQYPGRVRHAVVVASAPNLNAENIAFNEVARRAIVTDPDFHGGHFYEHGVIPKRGLRIARMIGHITYLSDDVMNEKFGRELRSAVAGTVREGYQYTTQDIEFQIESYLRYQGDKFSEYFDANTYLLITRALDYFDPARRHDGNLSRALAAARCKFLLVSFSTDWRFSPKRSREIVKALLDNRRELSYAEIDAPHGHDAFLLDDARYMKLVRSYFENIEGELRS comes from the coding sequence ATGTTGATTGCCCAGCCTCAGGCCATGACCTTCGACGCCGCCCTGCCCCTGCAGAGCGGCGCGAGCATCCGCGGCTACACGCTGGCCTACGAGACCTACGGCACGCTCAATGCCGACAAGTCCAACGCCGTGCTGATCTGTCACGCGCTCAATGCCTCGCACCATGTGGCCGGCGTCTACGAAGGCCAGCCGAAAAGCGAGGGCTGGTGGGACAACATGATCGGCCCGGGCAAGCCGGTGGACACCGACAAGTTCTTCGTGATCGGCGTCAACAACCTGGGTTCCTGCTTCGGCTCCACCGGTCCCATGCACGTCAACCCGGACACGGGCAAGGTTTACGGCGCCGATTTCCCGGTGGTGACGGTGGAAGACTGGGTCAGCGCCCAGGCGCGCCTGCTCGATGCCCTGGGCATCCAGACCCTGGCGGCCGTGATGGGTGGCAGCCTGGGCGGCATGCAGGCCTTGAGCTGGACGCTGCAGTACCCGGGGCGCGTGCGCCACGCCGTGGTGGTGGCCAGCGCGCCCAACCTCAATGCCGAGAACATTGCTTTCAACGAGGTGGCGCGCCGCGCCATCGTGACCGACCCGGATTTCCATGGCGGCCATTTCTACGAACACGGCGTGATCCCCAAGCGCGGTCTGCGCATCGCCCGCATGATCGGCCACATCACCTACCTGAGCGACGACGTCATGAACGAAAAGTTCGGGCGCGAACTGCGCAGTGCCGTGGCCGGCACGGTGCGCGAGGGCTACCAGTACACCACGCAGGACATCGAATTCCAGATCGAGAGCTACCTGCGTTACCAGGGCGACAAGTTCAGCGAGTACTTCGACGCCAACACCTACCTGCTGATCACCCGGGCGTTGGACTATTTCGACCCGGCGCGCCGGCACGATGGCAATCTGAGCCGCGCGCTGGCGGCCGCACGCTGCAAGTTCCTGCTGGTGAGCTTCAGCACCGACTGGCGCTTTTCACCCAAACGCAGCCGCGAGATCGTCAAGGCCCTGCTCGACAACCGGCGCGAACTCAGCTACGCCGAGATCGATGCGCCGCATGGACACGACGCCTTCCTGCTGGACGATGCGCGCTACATGAAGCTGGTGCGCTCCTATTTCGAGAATATCGAGGGAGAGCTCAGGTCATGA